The Corvus hawaiiensis isolate bCorHaw1 chromosome 10, bCorHaw1.pri.cur, whole genome shotgun sequence genome includes a window with the following:
- the GNB4 gene encoding guanine nucleotide-binding protein subunit beta-4 isoform X1: protein MSELEQLRQEAEQLRNQIRDARKACSDTTLAQITTSLDSVGRIQMRTRRTLRGHLAKIYAMHWGSDSRLLVSASQDGKLIIWDSYTTNKMHAIPLRSSWVMTCAYAPSGNYVACGGLDNICSIYNLKTREGNVRVSRELPGHTGYLSCCRFLDDNQIVTSSGDTTCALWDIETGQQTTTFTGHTGDVMSLSLSPDMRTFVSGACDASSKLWDIRDGMCRQSFTGHVSDINAVCFFPNGHAFATGSDDATCRLFDLRADQELMMYSHDNIICGITSVAFSKSGRLLLAGYDDFNCNVWDTLKGERAGVLAGHDNRVSCLGVTDDGMAVATGSWDSFLRIWN from the exons ATGAGTGAGCTGGAGCAGTTGcggcaggaggcagagcagctgcgaaaccaaatcAGA gatGCCAGGAAAGCATGTAGTGACACAACTCTCGCTCAG atcaCAACAAGTCTGGACTCGGTGGGTCGAATCCAAATGCGAACCCGGCGCACGCTCAGAGGTCACTTAGCCAAAATCTATGCCATGCACTGGGGATCTGACTCCAG GCTACTAGTCAGTGCTTCTCAAgatggaaaattaattatttgggATAGTTATACAACAAACAAG ATGCACGCCATCCCCCTGAGGTCCTCCTGGGTGATGACCTGTGCCTATGCTCCCTCCGGCAACTACGTGGCCTGTGGAGGCTTGGACAACATCTGCTCCATCTACAACCTGAAAACCAGGGAGGGCAATGTCCGAGTGAGCCGGGAGCTGCCGGGGCACACAG gaTACTTGTCCTGTTGTCGCTTCCTAGATGACAACCAAATTGTCACTAGCTCAGGAGACACCACTTG TGCTTTGTGGGATATTGAAACTGGCCAGCAGACCACCACGTTCACTGGGCACACTGGAGATGTGATGAGCCTCTCTCTAAGTCCAGACATGAGGACTTTTGTTTCGGGTGCCTGCGATGCCTCCTCGAAGCTTTGGGATATCCGCGATGGAATGTGCAGGCAGTCATTCACAGGGCACGTGTCAGACATTAATGCAGTTTGT TTTTTCCCCAACGGACACGCGTTTGCCACCGGCTCTGACGACGCCACGTGCCGGCTGTTCGACCTGCGCGCCGACCAGGAGCTGATGATGTATTCCCACGACAACATCATCTGTGGGATCACCTCGGTCGCCTTCTCCAAGAGCGGGCGCCTCCTGCTCGCGGGTTACGACGACTTCAACTGCAACGTGTGGGACACCCTCAAAGGGGAGAGGGCAG GTGTCCTGGCTGGCCATGACAACCGTGTCAGCTGTTTAGGTGTTACTGATGACGGCATGGCTGTAGCTACAGGGTCTTGGGACAGTTTTCTCAGAATCTGGAATTAA
- the GNB4 gene encoding guanine nucleotide-binding protein subunit beta-4 isoform X2, whose protein sequence is MRTRRTLRGHLAKIYAMHWGSDSRLLVSASQDGKLIIWDSYTTNKMHAIPLRSSWVMTCAYAPSGNYVACGGLDNICSIYNLKTREGNVRVSRELPGHTGYLSCCRFLDDNQIVTSSGDTTCALWDIETGQQTTTFTGHTGDVMSLSLSPDMRTFVSGACDASSKLWDIRDGMCRQSFTGHVSDINAVCFFPNGHAFATGSDDATCRLFDLRADQELMMYSHDNIICGITSVAFSKSGRLLLAGYDDFNCNVWDTLKGERAGVLAGHDNRVSCLGVTDDGMAVATGSWDSFLRIWN, encoded by the exons ATGCGAACCCGGCGCACGCTCAGAGGTCACTTAGCCAAAATCTATGCCATGCACTGGGGATCTGACTCCAG GCTACTAGTCAGTGCTTCTCAAgatggaaaattaattatttgggATAGTTATACAACAAACAAG ATGCACGCCATCCCCCTGAGGTCCTCCTGGGTGATGACCTGTGCCTATGCTCCCTCCGGCAACTACGTGGCCTGTGGAGGCTTGGACAACATCTGCTCCATCTACAACCTGAAAACCAGGGAGGGCAATGTCCGAGTGAGCCGGGAGCTGCCGGGGCACACAG gaTACTTGTCCTGTTGTCGCTTCCTAGATGACAACCAAATTGTCACTAGCTCAGGAGACACCACTTG TGCTTTGTGGGATATTGAAACTGGCCAGCAGACCACCACGTTCACTGGGCACACTGGAGATGTGATGAGCCTCTCTCTAAGTCCAGACATGAGGACTTTTGTTTCGGGTGCCTGCGATGCCTCCTCGAAGCTTTGGGATATCCGCGATGGAATGTGCAGGCAGTCATTCACAGGGCACGTGTCAGACATTAATGCAGTTTGT TTTTTCCCCAACGGACACGCGTTTGCCACCGGCTCTGACGACGCCACGTGCCGGCTGTTCGACCTGCGCGCCGACCAGGAGCTGATGATGTATTCCCACGACAACATCATCTGTGGGATCACCTCGGTCGCCTTCTCCAAGAGCGGGCGCCTCCTGCTCGCGGGTTACGACGACTTCAACTGCAACGTGTGGGACACCCTCAAAGGGGAGAGGGCAG GTGTCCTGGCTGGCCATGACAACCGTGTCAGCTGTTTAGGTGTTACTGATGACGGCATGGCTGTAGCTACAGGGTCTTGGGACAGTTTTCTCAGAATCTGGAATTAA
- the MFN1 gene encoding mitofusin-1 isoform X1, whose protein sequence is MAEASVSPLKHFVLAKKTITAIFDQLLDYVTEGAAFVEATYKNPELEHVATEDELAKIQAYKNKLAVIGEVLSRRHMKVAFFGRTSSGKSSVINAMLWDKVLPSGIGHTTNCFLSVEGTDGDKAYLMTEGSDEKKSVKTVNQLAHALHMDKDLKAGCLVHVFWPKSKCALLRDDLVLVDSPGTDVTTELDSWIDKFCLDADVFVLVANSESTLMNTEKHFFHKVNERLSKPNIFILNNRWDASASEPEYMEDVRRQHMERCLTFLVDELKVIDPVEARNRIFFVSAKEVLSARRQKAQGMPEGGGALAEGFQTRLQEFQHFEQIFEECISQSAVKTKFEQHTIRAKQIIDTVKNIMDTINVAAAEKRVHSMEEREDHKDRLDFVRNQLNILTEDTKEKIKRVTEEVESKVSSAMTDEICRLSVLVDEFYSDFHPSPQVLKLYKTELNKHIEDGLGKNLAERCSSEVNQSMHQSQQEIIENLKPLLPSSAQDQLHLLIPCRKFDLSYDLNCHSLCADFQEDIMFHFSLGWTSLVNRFLGPKQAQKVLLGLADPNLHIPGPLASTPSAASLPAITPENVPQDEFMVPLVLSLASLTSRTSMSIIVVGGMIWKTVGWKLISFSLSMYGLLYLYERLTWTTRAKERAFKQQFVNYATEKLQMIVSLTSANCSHQVQQEMATTFARLCQQVDITEKNLEKEIARLSKEIDQLENIQSSSKQLRNKAIHLENELDRFTKHFLQKSK, encoded by the exons ATGGCAGAAGCCTCTGTCTCTCCACTGAAGCACTTTGTGCTGGCCAAAAAGACCATCACTGCTATTTTCGACCAGCTGCTGGACTATGTCACCGAGGGAGCAGCGTTTGTGGAAG CCACATACAAGAATCCAGAGCTTGAACATGTAGCTACAGAAGATGAACTAGCAAAAATACAAGCATATAAAAACAAGTTGGCAGTCATTGGAGAGGTGCTCTCACGGAGGCACATGAAAGTGGCATTTTTTGGCAG AACAAGCAGTGGGAAAAGTTCAGTCATTAATGCAATGCTGTGGGATAAGGTACTTCCCAGTGGGATTGGCCATACAACAAACTGCTTCCTCAGTGTGGAAGGGACTGATGGAGATAAGGCTTATCTTATGACAGAAGGATCAGATGAAAAGAAGAGTGTCAAG ACAGTCAATCAGCTGGCTCATGCACTTCACATGGATAAAGATTTGAAGGCTGGCTGTCTCGTCCATGTCTTTTGGCCCAAGTCAAAGTGTGCCCTGCTGAGAGATGATTTGGTTTTAGTGGACAG ccctggcacagatgTCACTACAGAACTGGACAGCTGGATTGACAAGTTTTGCTTAGATGCTGATGTGTTTGTCTTGGTTGCCAATTCTGAATCAACTCTCATGAACACG gagaaacattttttccataAAGTGAACGAACGACTTTCCAAGCCAAACATCTTCATCCTGAATAATAGATGGGATGCCTCTGCATCAGAACCGGAGTACATGGAAGAT GTGCGTAGGCAGCACATGGAGCGCTGTCTGACTTTCCTGGTCGATGAGCTCAAAGTTATTGATCCTGTAGAAGCAAGGAATCGCATCTTTTTTGTTTCAGCAAAAGAAGTTCTGAGTGCCAGGAGACAAAAGGCCCAAGGAATGCCAGAGGGTG GTGGAGCACTTGCTGAAGGATTTCAAACAAGATTACAGGAATTTCAACATTTTGAGCAGATATTTGAG GAGTGTATCTCGCAGTCAGCCGTGAAAACCAAGTTTGAACAGCACACTATCAGAGCTAAACAGATAATAGATACTGTGAAAAACATTATGGACACCATAAacgtggcagcagcagagaaaag AGTCCATTCCATGGAGGAGCGAGAAGATCATAAGGACAGGCTGGACTTCGTTCGAAATCAGCTGAACATTCTGACAGAAGATaccaaggaaaaaatcaaacGCGTTACTGAGGAAGTCGAAAGTAAA GTCTCCTCTGCCATGACTGATGAGATTTGCCGGCTTTCAGTTTTAGTTGATgaattttattctgattttcacCCTTCTCCTCAAGTATTGAAGCTCTATAAGACA GAACTGAACAAACATATAGAAGACGGTTTGGGAAAGAACCTGGCTGAGCGCTGCTCCAGTGAAGTCAACCAGTCAATGCACCAGTCCCAGCAGGAGATTATTG AAAATCTGAAACCATTGTTGCCTTCTAGTGCTCAGGATCAGCTCCACCTGCTAATTCCATGCAGGAAGTTTGACCTTAGCTATGATCTAAACTGTCATAGCCTGTGTGCAGATTTTCAAGAGGATATCATGTTCCACTTTTCTTTGGGATGGACTTCTCTTGTAAACCGTTTCTTGGGTCCTAAACAAGCTCAGAAGGTACTCCTGGGATTAGCAGATCCAAACCTACAT ATCCCTGGTCCTTTAGCCAGCACCCCGTCTGCCGCCAGCCTTCCCGCCATAACTCCCGAGAACGTGCCCCAGGATGAGTTTATGGTTCCTTTGGTGTTGAGTTTAGCCTCGCTGACATCCCGGACCTCCATGAGCATCATCGTTGTTGGCGGAATG atCTGGAAAACCGTAGGCTGGAAACTGATCTCGTTCTCCCTGAGCATGTACGGGCTGCTGTACCTGTACGAGAGGCTGACGTGGACCACTCGGGCCAAGGAGAGAGCCTTCAAGCAGCAGTTTGTGAACTACGCCACCGAGAAGCTGCAGATGATCGTCAGCCTCACCAGCGCCAACTGCAGCCACCAGGTGCAGCA GGAAATGGCCACTACCTTTGCTCGACTCTGTCAGCAGGTGGATATTACTGAGAAAAacctagaaaaagaaatagctaGGCTTTCCAAAGAAATAGATCAGCTGGAGAACATACAGAGCAGCTCCAAGCAGCTGAG aaataaagccATTCACCTTGAGAACGAACTAGATCGcttcacaaaacattttcttcaaaagagtaaataa
- the MFN1 gene encoding mitofusin-1 isoform X2 translates to MAEASVSPLKHFVLAKKTITAIFDQLLDYVTEGAAFVEATYKNPELEHVATEDELAKIQAYKNKLAVIGEVLSRRHMKVAFFGRTSSGKSSVINAMLWDKVLPSGIGHTTNCFLSVEGTDGDKAYLMTEGSDEKKSVKTVNQLAHALHMDKDLKAGCLVHVFWPKSKCALLRDDLVLVDSPGTDVTTELDSWIDKFCLDADVFVLVANSESTLMNTEKHFFHKVNERLSKPNIFILNNRWDASASEPEYMEDVRRQHMERCLTFLVDELKVIDPVEARNRIFFVSAKEVLSARRQKAQGMPEGGGALAEGFQTRLQEFQHFEQIFEECISQSAVKTKFEQHTIRAKQIIDTVKNIMDTINVAAAEKRVHSMEEREDHKDRLDFVRNQLNILTEDTKEKIKRVTEEVESKVSSAMTDEICRLSVLVDEFYSDFHPSPQVLKLYKTELNKHIEDGLGKNLAERCSSEVNQSMHQSQQEIIENLKPLLPSSAQDQLHLLIPCRKFDLSYDLNCHSLCADFQEDIMFHFSLGWTSLVNRFLGPKQAQKVLLGLADPNLHIWKTVGWKLISFSLSMYGLLYLYERLTWTTRAKERAFKQQFVNYATEKLQMIVSLTSANCSHQVQQEMATTFARLCQQVDITEKNLEKEIARLSKEIDQLENIQSSSKQLRNKAIHLENELDRFTKHFLQKSK, encoded by the exons ATGGCAGAAGCCTCTGTCTCTCCACTGAAGCACTTTGTGCTGGCCAAAAAGACCATCACTGCTATTTTCGACCAGCTGCTGGACTATGTCACCGAGGGAGCAGCGTTTGTGGAAG CCACATACAAGAATCCAGAGCTTGAACATGTAGCTACAGAAGATGAACTAGCAAAAATACAAGCATATAAAAACAAGTTGGCAGTCATTGGAGAGGTGCTCTCACGGAGGCACATGAAAGTGGCATTTTTTGGCAG AACAAGCAGTGGGAAAAGTTCAGTCATTAATGCAATGCTGTGGGATAAGGTACTTCCCAGTGGGATTGGCCATACAACAAACTGCTTCCTCAGTGTGGAAGGGACTGATGGAGATAAGGCTTATCTTATGACAGAAGGATCAGATGAAAAGAAGAGTGTCAAG ACAGTCAATCAGCTGGCTCATGCACTTCACATGGATAAAGATTTGAAGGCTGGCTGTCTCGTCCATGTCTTTTGGCCCAAGTCAAAGTGTGCCCTGCTGAGAGATGATTTGGTTTTAGTGGACAG ccctggcacagatgTCACTACAGAACTGGACAGCTGGATTGACAAGTTTTGCTTAGATGCTGATGTGTTTGTCTTGGTTGCCAATTCTGAATCAACTCTCATGAACACG gagaaacattttttccataAAGTGAACGAACGACTTTCCAAGCCAAACATCTTCATCCTGAATAATAGATGGGATGCCTCTGCATCAGAACCGGAGTACATGGAAGAT GTGCGTAGGCAGCACATGGAGCGCTGTCTGACTTTCCTGGTCGATGAGCTCAAAGTTATTGATCCTGTAGAAGCAAGGAATCGCATCTTTTTTGTTTCAGCAAAAGAAGTTCTGAGTGCCAGGAGACAAAAGGCCCAAGGAATGCCAGAGGGTG GTGGAGCACTTGCTGAAGGATTTCAAACAAGATTACAGGAATTTCAACATTTTGAGCAGATATTTGAG GAGTGTATCTCGCAGTCAGCCGTGAAAACCAAGTTTGAACAGCACACTATCAGAGCTAAACAGATAATAGATACTGTGAAAAACATTATGGACACCATAAacgtggcagcagcagagaaaag AGTCCATTCCATGGAGGAGCGAGAAGATCATAAGGACAGGCTGGACTTCGTTCGAAATCAGCTGAACATTCTGACAGAAGATaccaaggaaaaaatcaaacGCGTTACTGAGGAAGTCGAAAGTAAA GTCTCCTCTGCCATGACTGATGAGATTTGCCGGCTTTCAGTTTTAGTTGATgaattttattctgattttcacCCTTCTCCTCAAGTATTGAAGCTCTATAAGACA GAACTGAACAAACATATAGAAGACGGTTTGGGAAAGAACCTGGCTGAGCGCTGCTCCAGTGAAGTCAACCAGTCAATGCACCAGTCCCAGCAGGAGATTATTG AAAATCTGAAACCATTGTTGCCTTCTAGTGCTCAGGATCAGCTCCACCTGCTAATTCCATGCAGGAAGTTTGACCTTAGCTATGATCTAAACTGTCATAGCCTGTGTGCAGATTTTCAAGAGGATATCATGTTCCACTTTTCTTTGGGATGGACTTCTCTTGTAAACCGTTTCTTGGGTCCTAAACAAGCTCAGAAGGTACTCCTGGGATTAGCAGATCCAAACCTACAT atCTGGAAAACCGTAGGCTGGAAACTGATCTCGTTCTCCCTGAGCATGTACGGGCTGCTGTACCTGTACGAGAGGCTGACGTGGACCACTCGGGCCAAGGAGAGAGCCTTCAAGCAGCAGTTTGTGAACTACGCCACCGAGAAGCTGCAGATGATCGTCAGCCTCACCAGCGCCAACTGCAGCCACCAGGTGCAGCA GGAAATGGCCACTACCTTTGCTCGACTCTGTCAGCAGGTGGATATTACTGAGAAAAacctagaaaaagaaatagctaGGCTTTCCAAAGAAATAGATCAGCTGGAGAACATACAGAGCAGCTCCAAGCAGCTGAG aaataaagccATTCACCTTGAGAACGAACTAGATCGcttcacaaaacattttcttcaaaagagtaaataa